The Physeter macrocephalus isolate SW-GA unplaced genomic scaffold, ASM283717v5 random_92, whole genome shotgun sequence genome contains the following window.
CCCTCCCTGGGCGGGCGGCCTGGGACCTAAGAGGTCAGGGGAGTCTGGCAGATGCCAATTTCCTGACCTTGAACCAGAACTTATTTACCTGGGTTCTTTGGGGCCCCAGCCCTGGTCTGTCAAAGGGCACCTCCTCAGGCCTACAGCCTGAGGCCTCAGGCCACCACTCACTGTCAAAGTCGATCTTCTCCACGATGTTCTTGGGCTTAATGCTCTCTTCCTGGCTACAGATGAAGATCTGGCCCGACTCATCGGTGCTCCAGCCGTATTTGCTCATCCACACCTTTAGCTGGCTGTCTGCAGGGGACACAGCAGCACGGGGGCTTTGCGCACCCTGATCCCACAGCACCGGGGGGCCAAGGggtcctccttccctgccttcagCCGACCCGGTCTCCTGCTGCCAGCCCGGTGCTTCTATAGTTCATTCTCTgaacagcagccagagggagccTTTTAGCCTTCTCATCCTTCCCATTACAGGGCTTTTGTCTTAGCctcctttcattttctatttaccTCTCCCAGTTCGAAGCTCGGCTCCTAATGACAGCAGCGTACTTACTTATCTGCCCTTCCCCACAATCTACATGAAATGGCTTCAAAATTAGGATGTCATCATTACCACTAACAATAAGCTTATGGCACCAGGTTTCAGCATTTCTTTGCAACTCTTTTTTGCCTTTAGAAAATATGCCTGTAAGGTTGCCCAGCCAGAGGAGTGTTCTGTTCCTTGAAATAACTCTTTTCTGCATGAGTATTATTCATCTGTTTCTCTTTACATTCAATTCTAAGGGTTGTTTCATCCCCTTTtgatttaatttcacttttaaatgtgCAAAACATCTATCCGaggtaaagcacttagtacagtgcctgacgCAAAGTGCCCACTAAAAGTTAGCTtccactgaaaacaaacaaacatcccaCAAAAAACCCATCTGGCAAAACTACCGAAGACGGTACTCAGAGAACTCTCTCCCCCAACTCACCACTCTCCTCCCTGTTCTCACTTTCGGCCCCCAGGGAGTAAGCATTTTCCTTAgttcttctatttttccttcttgcatttctttttgcaaaatgagcaaatacacacacattttttttttttcttcttggaggggtctttaaaaacataaatccaaTCATGTCCCTCTCTGCTCAGACCCTCCAGTGGCTCCATCTCACTCAGGGTAAAGGACAAAGTCCTCAGGCAGGAGGCCCCCCAGTATCTGAagcccctcccaccaccacctctctGCCCTCAGCTCCGCCCCCTCGCTCACCCTGCTCCAGTCTAGGGCTTCCTGGCTGCTCTGTAAGCACACAGGATCCTCACATTTGCTCTGCCCTCAGGCTGCCCACCGCTCCGCTGAGGTAACCGTTCAGATGCTGCACCTTCTCACCTCCATGTGCCTCCTGTCCCCCCGCCCCTCGCCCGCACCAGCCCTCTCTAGGGGCTGTCATGCATGAATTCCCACTGGACATGTACATCTTCATTTGTCATCTGCTTTGCCAACTCCACGAGAACGAATCTGAGTCATTCTGTGTtgttcactgccgtggccccaggGCCTTGAACACAGAGGAGGCATCGAATTAATTTAcccagaataaatgaatgaatgccataGGATCCCCGCCAAGGAAGGGAACATTTTATACTAATTCCTTATTCCCTCCCTGGGGCCTTCAATAATGACCTGGTGAGGCAGGGGTGGGCCCATCTGAGAAGCTGGCTGAGGCCCACTGCCCTCCTCACTCCCAACCTCCTAAACGGGCACTAGGGACCCAGAGGGGGCCTTACCTGTCAGATCCCCGAGCATCTCGGCCAGCAGCCAGCGATCAATGTGCTGATAAGTAATGCCCACAACATGGCAGATAACTGTGGAAATTAGGGACAAAGATGATGAAGGGCCACCCCCAGGACCCTGCTGCCACTCCCTCCCCCGCAGCAGGGAGCCCAAGCTCAGAGAGGGACTTACATTTTCGGACAGAGTCTTCAAAGCCAGTTATACCTTCCAAGAGGTCCATGTTTTCATCCAGGGCTTGCTGTAAGGGGATTTACAATGTTGAAATAACATTAACAGCAATAATGTCAAGAATATTAACACTGACAATAACAGAAGTGAACACCCCAGCATTCACCCCACATGCTAGCCCTTCTTCTGTGTGCAAGCTTATGATGGAACAGTTGCTggttttttgcccattttgtttttttctccggctgcaccgcgcggcatgtgggatcttagttccctgaccagggatcgaacccgcaccccctgtagtggaagtacagagtcttaaccactgcaccgccagggaagtcccttgcccattttagagatgaggaaatcaaagctcagagcagctaagtgatttgcccaaagtcacagagctggggtttgaacctgGCAGGCAGAAACCACAGTGCCAAGAGAGGAGACAGATACAGATTAGCTACCTACACTCACCCACCTCCTCTTGGCTCCCATCTCCGAGAAAAGGGCAACGGTCCTACCACAGCCCACAAGGCCCCCCAGGATCTGCCCGCCACCTCCTCCCACTCACCCCCTCACTCCAGCCACAGGGGCTCCTCGCTGCCCCTTAGAAATTCCAGACACCCGCCCACCTCAAGGTCTCTGCGCTGGCTGCCTTGGGGGCTGGAACTCTCCTCCCCCACGGCTACCACT
Protein-coding sequences here:
- the EIF3K gene encoding eukaryotic translation initiation factor 3 subunit K isoform X2, which gives rise to MIDQAHQEERPIRQILYLGDLLETCHFQAFWQALDENMDLLEGITGFEDSVRKFICHVVGITYQHIDRWLLAEMLGDLTDSQLKVWMSKYGWSTDESGQIFICSQEESIKPKNIVEKIDFDSVSSIMASSQ